The following proteins come from a genomic window of Lachnoclostridium phytofermentans ISDg:
- a CDS encoding LiaF domain-containing protein, whose amino-acid sequence MFKKKEIVPVTPYKKSKGKTVVKVIVAIAAIQGIFKIVSFYKNKKNENQSTDAETKKYTVWMNGKQVRLDEEEVRSIDIQAVMSGIDIDLTKAKIHEDMFISGKAIMSGVCIRVPEDINVKMNCKTILGACANSVPKYFDETLPTVFVEVDGIMSGIAVKIGKTDETEYDESDSDKKDSDEEDFDQVIAE is encoded by the coding sequence ATGTTTAAGAAAAAAGAAATTGTACCTGTAACTCCATATAAAAAGTCAAAAGGAAAGACAGTTGTAAAGGTAATTGTTGCGATTGCAGCAATTCAAGGGATCTTTAAAATCGTTTCATTTTATAAAAATAAAAAAAATGAGAATCAGTCAACTGACGCGGAAACTAAAAAGTATACCGTTTGGATGAATGGGAAGCAAGTTCGTTTAGATGAGGAAGAAGTACGCTCCATTGATATCCAAGCAGTGATGTCAGGAATCGATATAGACCTTACGAAAGCTAAGATTCATGAGGATATGTTCATCTCTGGTAAGGCAATCATGTCTGGTGTATGTATCCGTGTCCCTGAAGATATTAACGTAAAAATGAATTGTAAAACTATACTAGGCGCATGTGCAAATTCTGTTCCAAAATACTTTGATGAAACATTACCAACTGTTTTTGTTGAGGTAGATGGTATCATGAGCGGTATCGCGGTGAAAATAGGAAAAACTGATGAGACTGAGTATGATGAAAGTGATTCGGATAAAAAAGATTCCGATGAAGAAGATTTCGATCAGGTAATTGCAGAATAG
- the fabV gene encoding enoyl-ACP reductase FabV produces MIVEPKVRGFICTTAHPEGCKESIKRQIEYVKRHGQKEGPKKVLIIGASTGYGLASRISLAYTYGAATLGVMYEKPAKENRTATPGYYNTEALEEFLHQDGYYGESINGDAFSREVKEMTIAKIKEDLGQVDMVIYSLAAPRRTDEDGVTYSSVLKTTSVPYTNKSLDLRNNQISEVTVPAATEEEEIATVKVMGGEDWALWIDALKDAGVLSEGVITIAYSYIGPKLTYPIYYEGTIGKAKEDLYQTSVLLNETLKDLQGKAYISVNKALVTQASAAIPVVPLYISILYKVMKEQQLHEGCIEQMDRLFFENLDHLEEELDEQQRIRMDDYEMLPEVQEKVAEAWDYVTTENLSEYADIKGYWEEFYHMFGFHYDNIDYTKDVEL; encoded by the coding sequence ATGATAGTGGAACCAAAAGTAAGAGGCTTTATATGTACAACAGCTCATCCAGAAGGTTGTAAGGAGAGTATAAAAAGACAAATTGAATATGTAAAAAGGCATGGCCAAAAAGAAGGACCAAAGAAAGTATTGATTATCGGTGCTTCTACAGGGTATGGTCTTGCATCACGAATTTCGCTTGCCTATACATACGGAGCCGCTACTCTTGGTGTTATGTATGAAAAGCCTGCAAAAGAGAACAGAACAGCAACTCCTGGTTACTATAATACAGAAGCGTTAGAAGAATTTTTACATCAAGATGGCTATTATGGTGAATCAATCAACGGGGATGCATTCTCAAGAGAAGTGAAAGAGATGACCATAGCAAAGATTAAAGAAGATCTTGGTCAAGTAGATATGGTAATATATAGCCTTGCAGCTCCACGTCGTACAGATGAAGATGGTGTAACTTATTCTTCCGTTCTAAAAACAACCAGTGTTCCTTATACGAATAAGTCTCTGGATTTAAGGAATAATCAGATATCTGAAGTAACGGTACCTGCTGCTACAGAAGAAGAGGAAATTGCTACTGTAAAAGTTATGGGTGGCGAAGACTGGGCGCTATGGATCGATGCGCTAAAAGATGCTGGTGTGTTAAGTGAAGGAGTAATTACAATCGCTTATTCTTATATAGGGCCAAAGCTTACTTATCCGATTTATTATGAAGGAACGATTGGTAAAGCAAAGGAAGACCTATACCAAACATCCGTTTTGTTAAATGAGACATTGAAAGATTTACAAGGGAAAGCTTATATCTCTGTAAATAAGGCATTAGTAACTCAGGCCAGTGCAGCTATTCCTGTGGTACCACTCTATATTAGTATTCTTTATAAGGTTATGAAGGAACAGCAGCTTCATGAGGGTTGTATCGAACAAATGGACCGTTTATTTTTTGAGAACTTAGATCATCTAGAAGAAGAACTAGATGAACAACAGCGTATCAGAATGGATGATTATGAGATGCTTCCAGAAGTTCAAGAGAAGGTCGCTGAGGCTTGGGATTATGTAACTACAGAGAATCTATCTGAATATGCTGATATTAAAGGATACTGGGAAGAATTTTATCATATGTTTGGATTCCATTACGATAATATCGATTATACGAAGGATGTTGAACTTTAA
- a CDS encoding response regulator transcription factor codes for MKVLFLEDEPVIQDVLAEYMRMKNYDVVTVSDGEAAIATLSREDFDIAVLDIMVPKKNGLFVLEYIKERGIDLPCIMLTALEDEQTQLKAFNLYADDYVIKPVSPIILLKRMETILRRVSSYKTKPMNNKEFYLLEDSYQAFFQGESLNLTLSEFLLLQMLWKEPNRVFTREQIILHIFNEDYIGNDRIIDAHVKNLRKKLPFYCIRTVIGVGYQFDIAQLENGVKS; via the coding sequence ATGAAAGTATTATTTTTAGAAGATGAACCTGTGATTCAAGATGTGTTAGCGGAATATATGAGGATGAAAAATTATGATGTAGTGACAGTAAGCGATGGTGAAGCCGCCATCGCTACTCTTTCGAGAGAAGACTTTGATATCGCTGTTCTAGATATTATGGTACCTAAGAAAAATGGCTTATTTGTCCTAGAGTATATTAAAGAACGAGGAATCGATCTTCCTTGTATCATGCTGACTGCACTAGAAGATGAGCAGACACAGTTAAAAGCATTTAATTTATATGCCGATGACTATGTTATAAAGCCGGTTTCTCCGATTATTTTATTAAAGAGAATGGAAACCATTTTACGTAGAGTTTCTAGTTATAAAACCAAACCAATGAATAATAAAGAATTTTATTTACTTGAGGATTCCTATCAGGCATTTTTTCAAGGAGAATCCTTGAATTTAACCTTAAGTGAATTTTTACTTTTGCAGATGCTATGGAAAGAGCCAAATAGAGTATTTACTAGAGAACAAATAATTCTACATATCTTTAATGAAGATTATATTGGTAATGATCGAATTATTGATGCCCATGTGAAAAACTTAAGAAAAAAGTTACCGTTTTACTGTATTCGTACCGTGATTGGAGTAGGTTACCAATTTGATATCGCTCAGTTAGAGAATGGGGTGAAAAGTTGA
- a CDS encoding sensor histidine kinase: MKLSKKTLIYSLAVSLLMVALFIGYFNALLPSLYVDFKQDKNLESIKELQQKYCKERSYANLKVLNPTSTITIEFPMVGSTLILKNNFMEVEATIKDSELLEMLDKLRNLSDDFSNEDFQISEDELKSYQDTIFDKLMPSKLVLENYPISVHVKSTSDYQGLIQISNKMHLISKKTFVYESNVGDGQTYYTSYFAISRLSDMIVVTVSSVTTPSMDDIKPVIVRSLPMILAIVVLLSMLLSSIFAKYIVQPIRKVTFMAEHIINTKKLKMKPIVLGNKDEIAYLGETMKEVYQRLEDNFQELEIKNARLSEENRRQEVFLRASSHQLKTPIQAALLLTDGMINEVGKYKNTKEYLPQLKGQILNMKRIVEEILSLHHNTNELSMETVEISVLLKSILARYDCQISEKALTVVTKYGEVMMVSNQELLEKIFDNIIANAINYTPSNNSIRINVTKEEVSICNEGTMIEPELLPHIFEPFVTSNVKERGHGLGLYIVSYYSKLLGLIVNIENTKEGVLVRIMNDKSC, translated from the coding sequence TTGAAGTTATCCAAAAAAACACTGATTTATAGTCTGGCTGTTTCTCTCTTGATGGTTGCTTTATTTATTGGTTATTTTAATGCATTATTACCATCCCTTTATGTTGATTTTAAACAAGACAAAAATTTAGAATCTATCAAAGAGTTGCAGCAAAAATATTGTAAGGAACGTTCCTATGCGAATTTAAAGGTGTTAAACCCAACTAGTACTATTACAATAGAATTTCCGATGGTTGGTAGTACTCTAATTCTTAAGAATAATTTTATGGAAGTAGAAGCTACGATAAAGGATTCAGAACTTCTTGAGATGCTCGATAAGCTGAGAAATTTATCAGATGATTTTTCGAATGAAGATTTTCAAATCTCAGAGGATGAATTAAAAAGTTATCAGGACACTATCTTTGATAAATTAATGCCATCAAAATTAGTGTTAGAGAATTATCCTATTTCAGTTCATGTAAAGTCAACTTCTGATTATCAAGGGCTGATTCAAATATCAAATAAAATGCACCTTATTTCCAAGAAGACTTTTGTTTACGAATCCAATGTTGGAGATGGGCAGACTTATTATACCAGTTATTTTGCGATTTCAAGGTTATCTGATATGATTGTGGTTACTGTTTCCAGTGTAACTACGCCAAGTATGGATGATATTAAGCCTGTGATTGTTCGAAGTCTTCCAATGATACTTGCAATTGTCGTATTACTTTCTATGTTGTTATCGAGTATATTTGCGAAATACATTGTACAGCCGATTCGTAAAGTGACATTTATGGCAGAACATATTATAAATACTAAAAAATTAAAAATGAAACCAATTGTTCTTGGTAATAAGGATGAGATTGCTTATCTAGGGGAAACGATGAAAGAGGTTTACCAAAGACTAGAGGATAATTTCCAAGAGCTTGAGATAAAAAATGCTCGGTTATCGGAAGAAAATAGAAGACAGGAAGTATTTTTAAGAGCTTCCTCCCATCAGTTAAAGACACCGATTCAAGCTGCGCTACTTCTTACCGATGGAATGATAAATGAGGTCGGAAAATACAAAAATACGAAGGAGTATCTACCACAGTTAAAAGGACAAATCTTAAATATGAAGCGGATTGTAGAAGAAATTCTATCTCTTCATCACAACACAAATGAGCTTTCGATGGAAACGGTTGAAATATCTGTGCTATTAAAGAGTATACTTGCCCGCTACGATTGTCAAATCAGTGAAAAAGCGTTAACGGTTGTTACAAAATATGGAGAAGTAATGATGGTATCAAATCAAGAGCTGTTGGAGAAGATATTTGACAATATTATAGCAAATGCAATTAATTATACACCGAGCAATAATAGTATTCGAATTAATGTAACAAAGGAAGAAGTTAGTATTTGCAATGAAGGAACTATGATTGAGCCAGAACTATTGCCACATATTTTTGAACCATTTGTAACAAGTAATGTAAAGGAAAGAGGTCATGGGCTAGGGTTATATATTGTATCCTATTATTCAAAATTGCTTGGTCTAATCGTCAATATTGAGAATACGAAAGAGGGCGTATTGGTTAGAATTATGAATGATAAAAGTTGTTAG
- a CDS encoding ATP-binding cassette domain-containing protein has translation MLTIKDLKVTYGEQIALSIEEPIVIEDGDRIGIIGSNGAGKSTLVKSILGVTKYEGTILTNLRQEEISVHLQQNNYVNTMPVKYIIEMVLSVNIKKDKKLQDLISYFQFEGCLNKRYAHLSGGEKQRLTIILVLRKDTPLVFLDEVTSGLDFETRQKLMQGLNKWYEGKKTTLCIVSHYYEELEQLANKLLILEKGRVMAYGTREELFHKYCGKTLYILENNEKNQEYKKQYKSVLAPEHLIALTCDTEEEERNLTNLLIHANVDFKRSNSDIEILSINAKAKEFAGAEGGVLIENVIA, from the coding sequence ATGTTAACGATTAAAGACTTAAAAGTTACCTATGGTGAACAGATTGCTTTATCTATAGAGGAACCGATTGTTATCGAAGATGGTGATCGTATTGGAATTATAGGAAGCAATGGAGCTGGTAAATCGACGCTTGTTAAATCGATCTTAGGAGTTACGAAATATGAAGGAACCATTCTTACTAATTTACGACAAGAGGAGATATCTGTACATTTACAACAAAACAATTATGTAAATACAATGCCAGTGAAATATATAATTGAGATGGTGTTATCTGTTAATATAAAGAAAGATAAAAAACTACAAGATTTAATCTCTTATTTTCAATTTGAGGGGTGTCTTAACAAGCGATATGCTCATCTTTCTGGAGGTGAGAAGCAAAGATTAACGATAATATTAGTACTTCGAAAGGATACACCGCTTGTATTTCTTGATGAAGTAACTTCTGGTCTTGATTTTGAAACCAGACAGAAACTTATGCAAGGACTTAATAAGTGGTACGAAGGAAAAAAAACAACGTTATGTATAGTATCGCATTATTATGAGGAATTGGAGCAATTGGCTAATAAGTTATTAATCTTAGAAAAAGGGCGCGTAATGGCTTATGGCACGAGGGAGGAGCTATTTCATAAATATTGTGGAAAGACCCTCTATATCCTTGAAAATAACGAAAAGAATCAAGAATATAAGAAACAGTATAAGAGTGTTCTAGCTCCAGAACACCTTATAGCTCTTACTTGTGACACAGAAGAAGAGGAGCGAAATTTAACAAATCTCCTAATTCACGCAAATGTTGATTTTAAACGAAGTAATAGTGATATTGAGATTTTATCAATAAATGCTAAGGCGAAAGAATTTGCAGGAGCGGAAGGGGGAGTCCTAATTGAAAACGTTATTGCCTAA
- a CDS encoding ABC transporter permease, whose translation MKTLLPNKRMILYELRNVKGNFFTLFFGIAFPIVFSILMPSIIMRDLPESEQSKAIVSVFVTMSMVIPMAVMLLGYAANYSQEVENEVPLRLDLFGIQPKKLFAAKLIAHLIFITITFMIYTLVDFIVLDIPIPAARVIIIWLSCLYLLAIIFFMMAHGITSILKKFGTTYGVIMFMYFAFMILCGMMGLTVEQLPKGLKSIALLLPMSYISKDFVGIWEGGSYNYAPLIQSFIFFAAIAGILVLLGIRKSNRTKGIYQKME comes from the coding sequence TTGAAAACGTTATTGCCTAATAAGAGAATGATTCTCTATGAGTTACGTAATGTAAAAGGGAATTTCTTTACTTTATTCTTTGGTATTGCATTTCCAATCGTATTTTCCATATTAATGCCAAGTATTATTATGAGAGATCTTCCAGAAAGCGAGCAATCAAAGGCTATCGTTTCAGTATTTGTCACAATGAGTATGGTAATACCGATGGCAGTTATGCTACTTGGATATGCTGCAAACTATTCGCAAGAAGTAGAAAATGAGGTTCCGCTTCGCCTTGACCTATTCGGTATTCAACCAAAGAAATTATTTGCAGCGAAGTTGATTGCACATTTGATATTTATTACAATAACATTCATGATCTATACCCTGGTTGACTTTATTGTACTTGATATTCCAATACCTGCCGCTCGTGTGATAATAATCTGGCTTTCCTGTTTGTATTTGTTAGCGATTATATTCTTTATGATGGCCCATGGGATCACATCCATACTGAAAAAATTCGGAACAACTTATGGTGTTATCATGTTCATGTATTTTGCATTTATGATATTATGCGGTATGATGGGATTGACAGTAGAACAGTTACCAAAGGGTTTAAAAAGTATTGCATTATTATTACCGATGTCTTATATCAGTAAAGATTTTGTGGGCATATGGGAAGGCGGAAGTTATAATTACGCCCCTCTAATTCAGTCCTTTATCTTTTTTGCTGCCATTGCAGGTATCTTAGTATTACTTGGTATTAGAAAGAGTAATCGTACGAAAGGAATTTATCAGAAGATGGAATAA
- a CDS encoding GNAT family N-acetyltransferase, with translation MFIETKRLIIRDFLEEDVLEAYQYLRDERVMKFVEPIFSVEQAREFVLTYGCEKNMVFALMEKESKKLIGHVIFHPYDSQDEYEIGWILNSDFWGKGYAAEASEALIGHAFENLNVNRIVAETVDRNVYALSIIQKLGMQENRMRSGTFLKLFEINKVEVNKFEINKAEGEKDETTI, from the coding sequence ATGTTTATTGAAACAAAACGTTTGATAATAAGGGATTTCCTAGAAGAGGATGTATTGGAAGCTTATCAATATCTTAGGGATGAGCGAGTTATGAAGTTTGTGGAACCTATTTTTAGTGTAGAACAAGCAAGGGAGTTTGTTTTAACATATGGATGTGAAAAAAATATGGTTTTTGCACTAATGGAAAAGGAATCTAAAAAATTAATTGGACATGTGATATTTCATCCTTATGACAGCCAAGATGAATATGAAATTGGATGGATTTTAAACAGTGATTTTTGGGGAAAAGGATATGCTGCTGAGGCGAGTGAAGCATTAATAGGGCATGCATTTGAAAATTTGAATGTGAACCGAATTGTAGCAGAAACCGTGGATAGAAATGTGTATGCTCTGTCAATCATTCAAAAACTAGGTATGCAAGAGAATAGGATGAGATCAGGAACGTTTTTGAAGTTATTTGAAATTAATAAAGTTGAAGTTAATAAATTTGAAATTAATAAAGCTGAAGGGGAAAAAGATGAAACTACTATTTAA
- a CDS encoding LURP-one-related/scramblase family protein: MKLLFKQRFFSWFDSYDIYNEFGETVYTVKGVLSWGHCLKIYDSANREVGMLKEQVLTFLPKFHMFLYGNEIGTINKEFTFFRPKFYLNCNGWEVEGDLFEWDYSVKDGSQLIMTASKKLWNLTDTYEIDVIQPENALVALMIVLAIDAAKCGKN; the protein is encoded by the coding sequence ATGAAACTACTATTTAAACAAAGATTTTTTTCATGGTTTGACAGCTATGACATTTATAATGAATTTGGTGAAACCGTTTATACGGTAAAAGGTGTTCTCTCTTGGGGACACTGTCTAAAAATATATGATTCCGCAAATCGAGAGGTCGGAATGTTAAAAGAACAGGTTTTGACTTTTCTGCCGAAATTTCATATGTTTTTATATGGAAATGAAATTGGTACTATAAATAAAGAATTTACTTTTTTCCGACCTAAATTTTATCTTAACTGTAATGGTTGGGAGGTAGAGGGAGATTTATTTGAATGGGACTATTCAGTTAAGGATGGTTCACAGCTTATTATGACAGCATCAAAAAAGCTTTGGAATCTTACTGATACGTATGAAATAGATGTTATACAACCAGAAAATGCGCTTGTTGCTTTGATGATTGTACTTGCAATAGATGCTGCTAAATGTGGAAAAAATTAA
- a CDS encoding LysR family transcriptional regulator: MDIRLIIAFVTVATLHNFTKAADQLGYAQSSITSQIQLLEKELGVKLFDRLGKKVCLTPEGEQFLVDARQLLFSWEKAKGSLSLLKSPHGILTIGVNESVCSVKLPKLLDEYRKRYPEVEFHIKIGSSDELELWLKENLIDVAVLLDKPWHVPELTVKIYQEESLGLFVSPNHPLDGVGNILPHDVSSHPMLLISHSSCWKNIFQAVMEEANESFRIMLETASISDLKQFAVLGFGIAVLPLYAVDEEIASNQLSMIDWKGKNLELFIQVVHHSDKWLSPSLEAFLVVCTDVKW, translated from the coding sequence ATGGACATACGTTTAATTATAGCATTTGTGACTGTCGCTACACTGCATAACTTCACGAAGGCGGCAGACCAGCTTGGATACGCTCAATCATCCATTACATCCCAAATACAACTTTTGGAGAAAGAATTGGGTGTAAAATTATTTGATAGATTAGGCAAAAAGGTCTGCCTTACACCCGAAGGCGAACAATTCCTCGTAGATGCAAGACAACTTCTCTTTTCATGGGAAAAGGCAAAAGGTTCTCTATCTTTATTAAAGTCTCCACATGGAATTTTAACGATTGGAGTGAATGAATCCGTTTGCTCTGTTAAATTGCCTAAACTGTTAGACGAATATCGCAAACGGTATCCAGAGGTTGAATTTCATATAAAAATCGGTTCATCGGATGAATTGGAATTGTGGTTGAAAGAAAATCTAATTGATGTAGCAGTGTTATTGGACAAGCCATGGCACGTCCCTGAGCTAACAGTTAAAATATATCAGGAAGAATCATTGGGTCTTTTTGTTTCACCTAATCACCCTTTAGATGGCGTGGGAAATATACTTCCCCACGATGTATCAAGTCACCCCATGCTTTTAATATCGCACAGCAGTTGCTGGAAGAATATCTTTCAGGCGGTTATGGAAGAAGCAAATGAGTCATTTAGAATTATGTTGGAAACAGCAAGCATTTCTGATCTTAAGCAATTTGCTGTACTGGGCTTTGGAATAGCAGTTTTACCTTTATATGCCGTAGATGAGGAAATAGCATCCAATCAACTTTCTATGATCGATTGGAAAGGGAAAAATTTAGAATTGTTCATTCAGGTTGTACACCATAGTGATAAATGGCTCTCTCCTTCATTGGAGGCATTTTTAGTAGTATGCACAGATGTTAAGTGGTGA
- a CDS encoding nitroreductase family protein: MKEIFNRRSIREFKNMPVEKDKIDKLLRAAMQAPSALNQQPWEFIVFESKTALQKLSKAMPDAKPVYNSGLTMILVANSEKFRYEPDWELDMSAAAQNILLEAVHLGLGAVWMSITSVDSAINYVREMYKLPSNIKPFALIAIGYPDKHKNQFIDRYNSEKIHYEKW, encoded by the coding sequence GTGAAAGAAATATTTAATCGCAGAAGTATTCGGGAATTCAAAAACATGCCTGTGGAGAAAGATAAAATAGACAAATTGTTACGAGCAGCTATGCAAGCACCTTCAGCGTTAAATCAACAGCCTTGGGAATTTATTGTATTTGAAAGCAAAACAGCCCTACAGAAACTATCCAAGGCTATGCCAGATGCAAAACCAGTTTATAATTCAGGGTTAACAATGATTTTGGTAGCGAATAGCGAAAAATTTAGATATGAACCAGATTGGGAGTTGGATATGAGTGCAGCAGCCCAAAATATTTTATTGGAAGCTGTTCATTTGGGACTTGGAGCAGTGTGGATGAGTATTACATCTGTGGATTCTGCTATAAATTATGTGCGGGAGATGTATAAACTGCCATCAAATATAAAACCTTTTGCCTTGATTGCTATTGGGTATCCAGATAAGCACAAAAATCAATTTATAGATCGATATAATTCTGAAAAAATCCATTATGAAAAGTGGTAA
- a CDS encoding pyridoxamine 5'-phosphate oxidase family protein, whose product MQYRMRKFQLTLEQIEELLHRANTGRFATINENGYPYVIAMHFVYYNNKIYMHGLPKGQKIDNVNRNSKVCFEVDELFGLLTDNIENACDTEAEYNSVVIIGNASLLEDLEYKREVLNRLVEKYTPQFAGKELPDNMIKGTAVIEIDIVECTGKYHK is encoded by the coding sequence ATGCAATATAGAATGAGAAAGTTTCAATTAACGTTGGAGCAGATTGAAGAGTTACTTCATCGTGCAAATACTGGACGATTCGCTACCATCAACGAGAATGGTTATCCATATGTCATTGCTATGCATTTTGTTTACTACAATAATAAAATTTATATGCATGGTCTTCCAAAGGGACAAAAAATCGATAATGTAAATCGAAATTCCAAAGTATGCTTTGAGGTTGATGAATTGTTTGGTCTCTTGACTGACAATATAGAAAATGCTTGTGACACTGAGGCTGAGTACAATAGTGTTGTAATTATTGGAAACGCTTCGCTGCTTGAGGACCTAGAATATAAACGTGAAGTGTTGAATAGGCTGGTTGAGAAGTACACGCCACAATTTGCTGGGAAAGAGCTTCCTGATAACATGATTAAGGGTACCGCTGTGATTGAGATTGATATCGTAGAGTGTACAGGAAAATATCATAAATAG
- the pdxR gene encoding MocR-like pyridoxine biosynthesis transcription factor PdxR — protein sequence MIKDGYNSMIYIQENSDDPMYLQIYYQIKEDIVQGNIVPEERLPGIRTLAQTLGIARNTVSRAYAQLAVEGYAESRHGSGFFVLDVSNKVTERNYVTQDTDILSDERLKLKQSVCLYDFQYGGLPHEQFPFKLWRKYTSQILLSSQKDVVNQYPDKQGDLLLRQEIKKYLHRSRGMICLEEQIIIGSGLHYSLDILCKILFKENNTIAMEEPGYNGARDVFINNNYNLYPIPANKDGIILSSIHCSGACAAYVTPSHQFPYGTVMPIYQRKELLNWAIDNDAYIIEDDYDSELRYDANPVPSLHSLDIDDRTIYIGTFSKSLSPSVRVNYMVLPVRLLTRYYSLFRSYNSPVSWLTQRVLADYMRDGNYERHVRKMCLTYKRRHDVLVREATKLFGSKVILYGRGAGLHFVLVFSGGEEQEWLINQAEKVGVKVYPMIPFWNERNACPKNVIFLGYSLLSEQEIRRGIALLQSAWFGVLP from the coding sequence ATGATTAAGGATGGTTATAATTCTATGATCTATATTCAGGAAAATTCAGATGATCCAATGTATCTTCAGATCTACTATCAGATCAAAGAAGATATTGTACAAGGAAATATTGTACCTGAGGAACGGCTTCCGGGTATTCGCACATTAGCCCAAACACTTGGTATAGCGCGTAATACTGTCAGTCGGGCTTATGCCCAGCTAGCTGTGGAAGGATATGCTGAGTCAAGACATGGTTCAGGATTTTTTGTTCTAGATGTCTCAAACAAAGTTACGGAGAGGAATTATGTAACACAAGATACAGACATTTTATCTGACGAAAGATTGAAACTGAAGCAATCAGTATGTCTATATGATTTTCAATACGGTGGGCTTCCTCATGAACAATTTCCTTTTAAGTTATGGCGAAAATATACCTCTCAAATTCTCTTATCATCACAAAAAGATGTAGTGAATCAATATCCGGATAAGCAGGGTGATCTGTTATTAAGACAAGAAATCAAAAAATACCTACACAGGTCAAGGGGGATGATTTGCCTTGAGGAACAGATTATCATAGGCTCTGGACTACACTATTCGTTAGATATTTTGTGCAAGATTTTGTTTAAAGAAAACAATACGATTGCTATGGAAGAACCCGGCTATAATGGAGCCAGAGATGTATTTATTAACAACAATTATAATTTGTATCCGATCCCAGCCAATAAAGATGGAATTATTCTCTCGTCCATTCATTGTTCTGGTGCATGTGCTGCTTATGTAACACCTTCACATCAATTTCCTTACGGAACCGTGATGCCAATATATCAGCGTAAGGAACTCCTTAATTGGGCAATTGATAACGATGCGTATATCATTGAGGATGATTATGACAGTGAACTCAGATATGATGCTAACCCAGTGCCATCGCTCCATTCCCTAGACATTGACGATCGTACTATCTATATCGGAACTTTTTCAAAGTCCCTTTCTCCTTCCGTGCGGGTGAACTATATGGTGCTACCAGTACGGTTACTCACGAGGTATTATAGTCTATTCCGTTCCTACAATTCTCCTGTATCATGGTTGACGCAACGTGTTTTAGCCGATTATATGAGAGATGGAAACTATGAGCGTCATGTTCGAAAAATGTGCCTCACCTATAAAAGACGGCATGATGTGTTAGTACGGGAGGCAACGAAACTGTTTGGCAGCAAAGTAATCTTATATGGTCGCGGAGCAGGGTTGCATTTCGTTTTGGTGTTCTCAGGTGGTGAAGAACAGGAGTGGCTTATTAATCAGGCGGAAAAAGTTGGGGTCAAAGTATATCCTATGATTCCATTCTGGAATGAGAGGAACGCTTGTCCCAAAAACGTGATATTTTTAGGATACAGCTTACTGAGTGAACAAGAGATACGAAGAGGCATCGCATTGCTACAGTCCGCATGGTTTGGTGTATTACCATAA